The following proteins come from a genomic window of Streptomyces liliiviolaceus:
- the cyc1 gene encoding epi-isozizaene synthase translates to MPAFPQSTSTTYTSALVPPALSLPVIEAEFPRQLHPYWPRLQENTRVWLLEMRLMSAAKVEAYADGLCYTDLMAGFYIGAPDEVLQAIADYSAWFFVWDDRHDRDVIHGRPVAWQLLRTRLHAALDSPKEHLYHQDPLVAGFADSMVRLYSFLGEGWNARFADHFHTVIEAYDQEFHNRVSGIVPTVAEYLELRRNTFAHWIWLDLLEPSAEYELPVAVRENPAYRRAALLCQDFAAWYNDLCSLPKEIAGDEVHNLGISLIHHEGMRLEESVKEVRRRVEECITEFLDVEQEVLRYAERIDNGSVRGAELAAAVRACLFNMRNWFSSVYWFHHESGRYMVDSWDDRTTPPYVNNEAAGEK, encoded by the coding sequence GTGCCTGCTTTCCCACAGAGCACCTCAACGACGTACACCTCGGCCCTCGTTCCACCGGCGCTCTCTCTTCCGGTGATCGAGGCCGAGTTTCCCCGTCAACTCCATCCGTATTGGCCCCGACTCCAGGAGAACACCAGGGTCTGGCTCCTGGAAATGCGCCTCATGTCTGCGGCGAAGGTCGAGGCATATGCCGATGGGCTTTGCTACACCGACCTCATGGCGGGCTTCTACATTGGCGCGCCCGACGAGGTCCTCCAGGCGATAGCGGACTACAGCGCGTGGTTCTTCGTCTGGGACGACCGCCACGACCGTGATGTCATCCACGGCCGGCCGGTGGCCTGGCAGCTGCTCAGGACGCGGCTGCACGCGGCCCTCGACTCCCCGAAGGAGCATCTGTACCACCAGGACCCCCTGGTGGCGGGGTTCGCGGACAGCATGGTCCGGCTGTACTCGTTCCTGGGCGAGGGGTGGAACGCGCGGTTCGCCGACCACTTCCACACCGTCATCGAGGCGTACGACCAGGAATTCCACAACCGGGTCTCGGGCATTGTCCCGACCGTCGCGGAATACCTCGAACTGCGGCGGAACACTTTCGCGCACTGGATCTGGCTCGACCTGCTCGAACCGAGCGCGGAGTACGAACTGCCCGTCGCCGTGCGGGAGAACCCCGCCTATCGGAGGGCTGCTCTGCTGTGCCAGGATTTCGCCGCCTGGTACAACGATCTGTGCTCTCTGCCCAAAGAAATAGCGGGCGACGAGGTGCACAATCTCGGTATCAGTCTCATTCATCACGAGGGAATGCGACTGGAGGAATCGGTCAAGGAAGTCAGGCGACGGGTCGAGGAATGCATCACTGAATTCCTCGACGTCGAACAGGAGGTATTGAGGTACGCGGAAAGGATCGACAACGGGTCCGTCCGCGGCGCCGAACTAGCGGCTGCCGTACGGGCGTGCCTGTTCAATATGCGGAACTGGTTCAGCTCCGTGTACTGGTTCCACCACGAGTCGGGACGGTACATGGTCGACAGCTGGGACGACCGCACCACACCCCCGTACGTCAACAACGAAGCGGCAGGTGAGAAATGA